A genomic window from Aurantimicrobium photophilum includes:
- a CDS encoding cysteine hydrolase family protein, with translation MTKNALIVIDVQQGFDQLDYWGPRNNPACEDNIRSLLGKWRSEGQPVVLVRHDSVGATSPLRPGQSGNDFKAGIDGAHDLLISKQVNSAFYGTPDLDAWLKAVGISSVTICGITTNHCCETTARMAGNLGYDVTFVLDATHTNDRKDVEGKIIPADEIARITGANLHGEFATVRSTAEVLAN, from the coding sequence ATGACGAAGAACGCTCTCATCGTGATTGATGTCCAGCAGGGTTTTGACCAGCTGGATTACTGGGGACCGCGAAATAACCCTGCATGTGAAGACAACATTCGTTCCTTGCTCGGGAAATGGCGTTCCGAAGGTCAACCTGTCGTGTTGGTACGTCATGATTCTGTTGGCGCAACCTCGCCCCTTCGTCCGGGGCAGTCGGGCAACGATTTCAAAGCTGGAATAGATGGAGCTCATGACCTCCTTATTTCGAAGCAGGTGAACTCAGCTTTCTATGGAACGCCTGACCTCGATGCGTGGCTCAAGGCAGTAGGAATTTCTTCAGTCACAATTTGTGGCATCACGACGAACCACTGTTGTGAAACAACGGCACGCATGGCAGGAAATCTTGGTTATGACGTCACGTTCGTACTGGATGCTACGCACACTAATGACCGGAAAGATGTTGAGGGAAAAATCATACCCGCTGACGAAATAGCACGAATCACCGGAGCAAACCTGCACGGCGAATTCGCCACGGTTCGTTCAACCGCAGAAGTACTAGCGAACTAG
- the efeU gene encoding iron uptake transporter permease EfeU, which translates to MLANLLIGLREGLEAALIIGILGAYLIKINRRDVLPKMWMGVGLAALLSTIVGVILGVGVATLDDRSEEIMAGTLSFLAVGLVTWMIFWMAKTARNLKSHLESDVENSLAGNGWGIMFVAFLAVGREGVETALFIWAAANATGERILPVLGAFIGLGIAAVLGWLIFKGMVRLNLKKFFAWSGAFLIIVAAGILSYGIHEFQEAGILPGDADKAFNVSAVIAPDTWYAVLLRGTIGFTPEMAWGQIIGWALYVGITLTVFLRQINAKTPAK; encoded by the coding sequence ATGCTCGCAAACCTGCTCATCGGCCTCCGCGAAGGTCTTGAAGCCGCACTTATCATCGGAATTCTTGGCGCGTACTTAATCAAGATCAACAGACGCGACGTTCTTCCCAAAATGTGGATGGGTGTGGGCTTAGCTGCTCTTCTCTCCACCATCGTGGGAGTCATTCTTGGGGTCGGCGTTGCCACACTGGATGACCGATCCGAAGAAATCATGGCAGGCACCCTCTCTTTCCTTGCCGTCGGACTGGTCACGTGGATGATTTTCTGGATGGCCAAAACTGCCCGGAATTTAAAGTCTCACCTCGAATCAGATGTTGAGAATTCATTAGCGGGCAATGGCTGGGGAATCATGTTCGTGGCTTTCCTGGCTGTAGGGCGTGAAGGTGTGGAAACTGCGTTGTTCATTTGGGCAGCAGCGAACGCCACCGGCGAGCGCATCCTCCCCGTCCTGGGAGCATTCATCGGATTGGGCATCGCTGCAGTTTTGGGATGGCTCATCTTCAAGGGAATGGTGCGCCTCAACCTCAAGAAATTCTTCGCCTGGTCAGGCGCATTCCTCATCATTGTTGCCGCTGGGATCCTGAGCTACGGCATTCACGAATTCCAAGAAGCAGGAATCCTCCCTGGCGATGCCGACAAGGCTTTCAACGTCAGCGCAGTTATTGCTCCAGACACCTGGTATGCGGTTCTCCTTCGCGGCACAATCGGGTTCACCCCCGAAATGGCATGGGGTCAGATCATTGGCTGGGCGCTTTACGTCGGAATCACACTAACTGTCTTCCTGCGTCAGATTAATGCGAAAACCCCCGCCAAGTAA
- a CDS encoding DUF86 domain-containing protein: MTRSDKQRISDILKAIQSIHRSKALLEKHSEDEIEETVLAAVTFQLFIIGEAVKSLSASQRETLPEVPWSKIMRQRDLIGHHYFTVDAEMIWETLDKPLNQLHAALRGLSIQD; encoded by the coding sequence ATGACCCGAAGCGACAAACAACGTATTAGCGACATCCTGAAAGCCATCCAGTCCATCCACAGAAGCAAAGCATTACTCGAGAAACATTCTGAGGATGAAATTGAAGAGACGGTGTTGGCCGCCGTCACTTTTCAACTATTCATCATTGGTGAAGCGGTGAAGTCTCTCAGCGCTAGTCAACGAGAGACGCTGCCGGAAGTCCCCTGGAGCAAAATAATGCGTCAGCGCGACCTCATTGGTCACCACTACTTCACCGTAGACGCGGAAATGATTTGGGAAACATTAGATAAGCCCCTCAACCAGCTTCATGCTGCTTTGAGGGGCTTATCAATTCAAGATTGA
- a CDS encoding CPBP family intramembrane glutamic endopeptidase, with protein sequence MSEWTPKQQRARTWLEIAIVLGLSLGSSAVYSIVSLIRKLTTPEALNAQKAVINQPLSDQPIFDLVYQLLGIFFGLVPVVLVLWLLAKPGNSAFTQLGFNFKEPGKDLLRGFGLAAIIGIPGLGLYLVGNALGITVTIVPTALDTYWWTVPVLVLAALRAALVEELIVVGYLFTRLREFGWKTWQIILTSAALRGSYHLYQGFGPFVGNFVMGVVFGLAYQRWGRTMPLVIAHWILDIVSFTGYAAVKALAPGFLPGT encoded by the coding sequence GTGAGTGAATGGACCCCGAAACAGCAACGTGCACGCACCTGGCTTGAGATTGCCATTGTGCTGGGACTCTCTCTGGGGTCCTCCGCGGTGTATTCGATTGTGTCGCTCATTCGAAAGCTCACTACTCCTGAAGCACTCAATGCTCAGAAGGCGGTCATCAACCAGCCTCTGTCGGATCAGCCCATCTTTGATCTGGTCTACCAACTCTTAGGTATCTTCTTTGGCCTGGTTCCTGTTGTGTTGGTGTTATGGCTGTTAGCGAAACCAGGCAACAGCGCGTTCACCCAATTGGGATTCAACTTCAAAGAACCCGGCAAAGACCTGCTGCGCGGATTTGGCTTGGCAGCGATTATTGGCATTCCAGGTCTAGGCCTCTACCTCGTCGGTAATGCCTTAGGAATTACGGTCACGATTGTTCCGACCGCACTGGATACCTACTGGTGGACTGTGCCGGTATTGGTCCTGGCAGCGCTGCGTGCAGCCCTGGTCGAAGAACTCATCGTCGTTGGCTACCTCTTCACTCGCCTGCGTGAATTTGGCTGGAAGACTTGGCAGATCATTCTCACGTCGGCTGCCTTGCGTGGCAGTTACCACCTGTATCAAGGTTTTGGTCCCTTCGTGGGCAACTTCGTGATGGGCGTGGTGTTCGGTTTGGCTTATCAGCGCTGGGGTCGCACGATGCCTCTCGTGATTGCGCACTGGATCTTGGACATTGTTTCCTTCACTGGCTATGCCGCAGTGAAGGCACTTGCTCCGGGCTTCCTGCCCGGCACCTAA
- the fdxA gene encoding ferredoxin, producing the protein MTYVIALPCVDVKDRACIDECPVDCIYEGDRMLYIHPDECVDCGACEPVCPVEAIYYEDDLPEQWADYYKANVEFFQEIGSPGGAAKVGVIKGDHAVITALPPQA; encoded by the coding sequence TTGACCTACGTCATTGCCCTGCCATGTGTAGACGTCAAGGACCGTGCCTGCATCGATGAATGCCCCGTGGACTGCATCTACGAAGGCGACCGTATGCTCTACATCCACCCTGACGAGTGCGTCGACTGTGGTGCGTGTGAACCTGTCTGCCCTGTTGAAGCCATTTACTACGAAGATGACCTTCCAGAGCAGTGGGCTGACTACTACAAGGCCAACGTGGAATTCTTCCAGGAGATTGGTTCTCCCGGTGGCGCTGCCAAGGTCGGTGTGATCAAGGGTGACCACGCTGTCATCACTGCTCTTCCACCCCAGGCTTAA
- a CDS encoding XRE family transcriptional regulator, with the protein MVISTLISEARLQSGLTQTELALRAGTSQATLSKYESGEAVPTLVTLERILAAAGSTLELTATSSPRQLDVRRGIMALVQAKRKQIIEILAGFDMFNPAVFGSVARGEETETSDIDIMVDFDARKYGLMPLLDASDALQEILFQQIDVAPRSVLAEHVALHAHREAVPL; encoded by the coding sequence ATGGTCATCTCTACGCTCATTTCTGAGGCTCGACTTCAGAGTGGTCTCACGCAGACAGAGCTAGCGTTGCGAGCTGGCACATCGCAAGCAACCTTGAGTAAATACGAGTCAGGCGAAGCGGTCCCCACTCTGGTGACATTGGAAAGAATTCTGGCAGCAGCTGGTTCCACGCTCGAGCTCACTGCAACGAGTTCCCCTCGGCAACTGGATGTTCGCCGAGGAATAATGGCTCTGGTTCAGGCCAAAAGAAAACAGATCATCGAGATCCTCGCCGGTTTTGACATGTTCAACCCGGCAGTGTTTGGCTCCGTCGCCCGAGGCGAGGAAACAGAAACTTCTGACATCGACATCATGGTTGATTTTGACGCGAGAAAGTATGGCTTGATGCCTTTGCTTGATGCTTCCGATGCCCTTCAAGAAATACTTTTTCAACAGATTGATGTAGCCCCCCGTTCTGTCCTCGCTGAGCATGTAGCTTTACACGCTCATCGAGAGGCAGTTCCTTTATGA
- the typA gene encoding translational GTPase TypA translates to MAHALRSDRRNVAIVAHVDHGKTTLVDAMLKQTNSFDAHFAGEDRMMDSNDLEREKGITILAKNTSVSYEGKHADNGPIIINVIDTPGHADFGGEVERGLSMVDGVVLLVDASEGPLPQTRFVLRKALEAKLPVILLVNKTDRPDARIDEVVGESQDLLLGLASDMADDVPDLDLDSILDVPVVYASGRAGAASHNKPENGSLPDNDDLEPLFEAILKHVPAPSYDDAHPLQAHVTNLDASPFLGRLALLRIFNGNIKKGQQVAWVKSDGSVANVKITELLITKALERFPTDEAGPGDIVAIAGIEDITIGETIADPNDIRPLPTITVDDPAISMTIGTNTSPIVGKVKGHKLTARMVKDRLDRELVGNVSIKLVDIGRPDAWEIQGRGELALAILVENMRREGFELTVGKPQVVTKKVDGKVHEPFEHLTIDAPEEYLGAVTQLLAARKGRMESMTNHGTGWVRMEFIVPSRGLIGFRTEFMTITRGAGIANAVSHGYEAWAGSIVTRTNGSIVADRAGVATPFAMVALQERMSFFVEPTQEVYEGMVVGENSRSEDMDVNITKEKQLTNMRQSTSDSFERMTPSRKLTLEECLEFAREDECVEVTPEHVRIRKVELDANARARSASRLKKQNE, encoded by the coding sequence ATGGCGCACGCCCTCCGCTCAGACCGCCGCAACGTTGCAATCGTTGCTCACGTTGACCACGGTAAGACCACGCTTGTAGACGCAATGCTCAAGCAGACCAACTCGTTCGACGCCCACTTTGCTGGCGAAGACCGCATGATGGACTCCAACGACCTCGAACGCGAAAAGGGCATCACCATCCTCGCGAAGAACACGTCTGTGTCCTACGAGGGAAAGCACGCCGACAACGGCCCCATCATCATCAACGTGATTGACACCCCCGGCCACGCCGACTTCGGTGGCGAGGTGGAGCGCGGTCTGTCCATGGTGGACGGCGTTGTTCTTCTCGTTGACGCATCTGAGGGCCCTCTTCCTCAGACTCGCTTCGTTCTGCGTAAGGCACTGGAAGCAAAGCTTCCCGTGATTCTTCTAGTCAACAAGACCGACCGTCCCGATGCTCGTATCGATGAGGTTGTGGGCGAAAGCCAGGACCTTCTTCTTGGTCTTGCTTCCGACATGGCCGATGACGTTCCTGACCTCGACCTGGACTCGATCCTGGATGTTCCTGTTGTCTACGCATCTGGTCGTGCCGGTGCTGCCAGCCACAACAAGCCTGAGAATGGCTCACTGCCTGACAACGATGACCTCGAGCCTCTGTTCGAAGCTATCCTGAAGCACGTTCCTGCTCCTTCCTATGACGACGCACACCCTCTGCAGGCTCACGTGACCAACCTGGATGCATCGCCATTCCTGGGTCGTCTTGCTCTGCTGCGTATCTTCAACGGCAACATCAAGAAGGGCCAGCAGGTTGCCTGGGTCAAGAGTGATGGTTCCGTGGCGAACGTGAAGATCACTGAACTTCTTATTACCAAGGCACTGGAGCGCTTCCCTACTGACGAAGCTGGTCCTGGTGACATCGTTGCTATCGCCGGTATTGAAGACATCACCATTGGTGAAACCATTGCGGATCCCAACGACATTCGTCCGTTGCCCACCATCACCGTGGATGACCCCGCAATCTCGATGACCATTGGAACCAACACTTCGCCCATCGTGGGCAAGGTTAAGGGGCACAAGCTCACCGCTCGTATGGTGAAGGACCGTTTGGACCGCGAACTCGTCGGTAACGTCTCTATCAAGCTCGTTGACATTGGTCGCCCCGACGCCTGGGAAATCCAGGGTCGTGGTGAACTTGCTCTGGCCATCTTGGTTGAGAACATGCGCCGCGAAGGCTTCGAGCTCACCGTGGGTAAGCCACAGGTAGTGACCAAGAAGGTCGACGGCAAGGTTCACGAGCCTTTCGAGCACCTCACCATCGATGCTCCTGAGGAATACCTCGGTGCTGTGACTCAGCTCCTCGCTGCTCGTAAGGGTCGCATGGAGTCCATGACGAACCATGGCACCGGCTGGGTTCGTATGGAATTCATCGTTCCTTCCCGTGGTCTGATCGGTTTCCGCACTGAGTTCATGACCATTACTCGTGGTGCTGGTATCGCCAACGCTGTGTCTCACGGTTATGAAGCTTGGGCTGGTTCCATCGTGACCCGCACCAACGGTTCGATCGTTGCTGACCGTGCCGGTGTTGCCACTCCATTTGCCATGGTTGCACTGCAGGAGCGTATGAGCTTCTTCGTGGAGCCCACTCAGGAAGTGTATGAAGGCATGGTTGTCGGCGAGAACTCACGTTCCGAAGACATGGATGTCAACATCACCAAGGAAAAGCAGCTGACTAATATGCGTCAGTCCACCTCGGACAGCTTTGAGCGCATGACCCCCTCACGCAAGCTCACCTTGGAAGAGTGCCTTGAGTTCGCTCGTGAAGACGAGTGTGTTGAGGTTACCCCTGAGCACGTGCGTATTCGTAAGGTTGAGCTAGACGCGAATGCTCGTGCCCGCTCGGCTAGCCGCTTGAAGAAGCAGAACGAGTAA
- a CDS encoding TetR/AcrR family transcriptional regulator: MAKSSHPTRDRLIETMAELLDGSDPEHITADQVLTASGVSKGSLYHHFEDFEDLLEAALIARFSVNVDATIDALAQILATVGSRDDLLKALRKLNIYNQDQARSSFRLERARAAGLTYSSPRFHEALGAEQKRLTDAFTDLFIEAQNKGWMSENVDARAAAVFVQAYTVGRVVDDIAPEKVDPAAWIDLVMHVVDKAILN, encoded by the coding sequence ATGGCGAAATCTTCACACCCCACCCGCGATCGTCTTATTGAGACGATGGCGGAACTGCTGGATGGTTCTGATCCAGAACACATCACAGCCGATCAGGTGTTGACAGCCTCGGGGGTTTCTAAGGGTTCGCTGTATCACCACTTCGAAGATTTTGAAGACCTGCTCGAAGCAGCACTTATTGCTCGATTTAGCGTGAACGTGGACGCGACCATTGATGCTCTCGCGCAGATTTTGGCCACCGTGGGCTCACGCGATGACCTTCTGAAAGCTCTCCGCAAGCTCAACATTTATAACCAGGATCAAGCACGTTCTAGCTTCCGCCTCGAGCGCGCTCGTGCAGCTGGCTTGACCTACAGCAGCCCTCGCTTCCACGAAGCACTAGGCGCTGAACAGAAGCGCCTCACGGATGCCTTCACTGACCTCTTCATCGAAGCCCAGAACAAGGGCTGGATGTCAGAGAATGTCGATGCTCGCGCTGCTGCCGTCTTCGTTCAGGCTTACACCGTAGGTCGCGTCGTTGACGATATCGCCCCTGAAAAGGTAGACCCTGCAGCCTGGATCGACCTCGTGATGCACGTGGTCGATAAGGCCATCCTGAACTAG
- a CDS encoding citrate synthase yields MTEATNSVPTGDVVSLTYGGKTVELPVLRGTEGAPSIDLSSLTKQTGLTALDYGFVNTASTKSKITYIDGEQGILRYRGYPIDQVATNLNFLQTAYLLIHGEVPTQNEYENFEDKIRMHTLLHEDLKDFFSGFPRRAHPMPVLSAGVSALSTYYEDSLDPNNAEQVETSTYRLLAKLPVMAAYAHKKSIGQARLYPDNSLSYVENFLRLTFGNKAEPYVQNPVVVNALERLLILHADHEQNASTSTVRLVGSTDANMFASVSAGINALFGPLHGGANEAVLTMLGEIQASGESVSKYVERVKNKEDGVRLMGFGHRVYKNYDPRARLVKDTADEVLAALGVNDPLLGIAKELEGIALEDDYFKERKLYPNVDFYTGVIYKAMGFPTRMFTVLFALGRLPGWIAHWREMNLDPQTKIGRPQQLYIGEQQRNLPGFN; encoded by the coding sequence GTGACTGAAGCCACTAATTCAGTGCCCACAGGCGACGTAGTTTCGCTCACCTATGGCGGAAAGACCGTTGAACTTCCGGTCCTTCGTGGAACCGAGGGTGCTCCCTCCATCGATTTGTCCTCGCTTACCAAGCAGACCGGTCTCACTGCACTGGACTATGGCTTCGTTAACACCGCTTCCACCAAGTCGAAAATCACCTACATCGACGGTGAGCAGGGAATTCTGCGTTATCGCGGCTATCCCATCGACCAGGTGGCCACTAACCTTAACTTCCTGCAGACTGCATACCTTCTGATCCACGGAGAAGTACCTACTCAGAACGAGTACGAGAACTTTGAAGACAAGATCCGTATGCACACCCTGCTGCACGAGGATCTCAAGGACTTCTTCTCCGGTTTCCCTCGCCGTGCACACCCCATGCCTGTTCTATCTGCTGGTGTTTCTGCACTGTCTACCTACTACGAAGACTCCCTCGACCCCAACAATGCAGAACAGGTTGAGACCTCGACCTACCGCCTGTTGGCCAAGCTTCCCGTGATGGCTGCCTACGCTCACAAGAAGAGCATCGGTCAGGCTCGTCTCTACCCAGACAACTCCCTCTCTTACGTTGAGAACTTCCTGCGCCTGACTTTCGGCAACAAGGCTGAGCCATACGTTCAGAACCCAGTTGTGGTTAACGCTCTTGAGCGCCTGCTTATTCTGCACGCAGACCATGAGCAGAACGCCTCCACCTCGACCGTTCGTCTCGTCGGCTCCACCGACGCCAACATGTTTGCGTCCGTCTCTGCCGGTATCAACGCTCTGTTCGGCCCTCTTCACGGTGGTGCTAACGAAGCAGTGCTCACCATGCTCGGTGAAATCCAGGCATCAGGCGAATCCGTTTCGAAGTATGTTGAGCGCGTCAAGAACAAGGAAGACGGTGTCCGCCTGATGGGCTTCGGACACCGTGTGTACAAGAACTACGACCCTCGTGCACGTCTGGTTAAGGACACCGCAGATGAGGTTCTCGCAGCTCTCGGTGTGAACGACCCACTGCTGGGTATTGCAAAGGAACTCGAAGGCATCGCTCTCGAGGACGACTACTTCAAGGAGCGTAAGCTCTACCCCAACGTCGACTTCTACACCGGCGTGATCTACAAGGCCATGGGTTTCCCCACCCGTATGTTCACTGTGCTCTTCGCACTGGGACGTCTGCCTGGTTGGATCGCTCACTGGCGCGAGATGAACCTCGACCCACAGACCAAGATTGGTCGCCCACAGCAGCTCTACATTGGCGAGCAGCAGCGTAACCTTCCTGGCTTCAACTAA
- the dapC gene encoding succinyldiaminopimelate transaminase codes for MLTELPEYPWDAMAPYVAKAKAHPGGAIDLSIGSPVDPTPAVIRDALAKATDSHAYPTTMGTPALREAIVEWFARRRGVTGLGVENVLPTIGSKEFVAWLPFMLRLGPGDVVVHPTAAYPTYDIGTRMAEATPFPSDDPAEWPKNTKLVWLNSPGNPDGRVLDKAQLKARVERARELGAYIVGDECYAELGWAGRWEYEPIPSLLDPDVTGGDLTGILTAYSLSKQSNLAGYRAAFVAGDAQLIAQLTNIRKHAGMMQPGPVQAAMVAALADDAHVAAQKELYRARRDLLIPALNSAGYRLDHSEAGLYLWVTEGVDAWASIDKLAGLGIIAGPGVFYGDFYPQHVRLSLTETDERIAEAARRLMSV; via the coding sequence ATGCTCACCGAGCTGCCTGAATACCCGTGGGATGCCATGGCGCCCTACGTGGCGAAGGCGAAAGCTCACCCGGGTGGAGCTATTGATCTCTCCATCGGTTCACCGGTAGATCCCACCCCTGCGGTTATTCGTGACGCACTGGCCAAGGCCACTGACTCTCACGCGTACCCCACCACGATGGGCACCCCTGCCCTGCGCGAAGCGATTGTGGAGTGGTTTGCTCGTCGTCGCGGTGTGACCGGGCTTGGTGTGGAAAACGTGCTTCCCACCATCGGTTCCAAAGAATTTGTTGCCTGGTTGCCGTTCATGCTGCGTTTGGGCCCTGGCGATGTGGTGGTTCACCCCACCGCTGCCTACCCCACCTATGACATCGGGACACGGATGGCCGAGGCCACCCCGTTCCCCTCTGACGATCCTGCCGAATGGCCGAAGAACACCAAGCTGGTGTGGCTCAACAGCCCCGGAAACCCTGATGGTCGCGTGCTCGATAAGGCACAGCTCAAAGCTCGCGTTGAGCGCGCCCGAGAACTCGGCGCCTACATCGTCGGAGACGAATGTTATGCCGAACTCGGCTGGGCAGGTCGCTGGGAATACGAACCCATTCCTTCCCTGCTCGACCCCGATGTGACCGGGGGAGACCTCACCGGAATCCTCACCGCCTACTCTCTGAGCAAGCAGTCCAACTTGGCTGGGTATCGCGCAGCTTTCGTTGCAGGTGATGCACAGCTCATTGCTCAACTCACCAACATTCGTAAGCACGCGGGCATGATGCAGCCAGGCCCCGTGCAGGCAGCCATGGTTGCTGCCCTGGCTGACGATGCCCACGTTGCTGCTCAGAAAGAGCTCTACCGCGCTCGCCGTGACCTGCTCATTCCTGCACTGAATTCTGCTGGTTACCGTCTTGATCACAGTGAAGCAGGACTCTACCTCTGGGTGACCGAAGGCGTGGATGCATGGGCTTCTATTGACAAGCTTGCGGGCTTGGGAATCATTGCCGGCCCCGGTGTTTTCTATGGAGATTTCTATCCCCAGCACGTGCGCCTGTCGCTGACTGAAACCGATGAGCGTATTGCTGAGGCCGCTCGTCGCTTAATGAGTGTGTAA
- a CDS encoding zinc-dependent alcohol dehydrogenase family protein, protein MKAVQFEKFGVPLVVAELVTPVAPPGGVVVQVKAAGLCRSDWHAWQGHDPDITVFPHVPGHEFAGVVHEVGSGVSSLKVGDRVVFPFVCGCGECSWCESGNAQVCPDQWQPGFSGPGTYAEYVAIPRADFNAVVLPDEVSFDVAASLGCRFATSYRAIKHVAEVQPGETVAVFGCGGIGLAAIMIAAASGATVVAVDVNNEALALASQVGATHVFNAAEVDVVEAIHRVIPGGVDVSIDALGSISTAKSAVESLRVQGRHVQIGLLLPAKIGDKATVPMHVVIAKELQVLGSHGMAAAAYPEMLADIGAGIIDPGTFITHRIPLDAVPEALAQMSTGTEPGVTIIQP, encoded by the coding sequence ATGAAGGCAGTACAGTTCGAGAAATTCGGTGTGCCACTTGTCGTGGCAGAACTGGTTACTCCCGTTGCGCCACCGGGTGGCGTAGTCGTGCAGGTGAAGGCCGCAGGCCTCTGCCGTTCCGACTGGCATGCCTGGCAGGGCCATGATCCCGACATCACGGTCTTCCCTCACGTCCCTGGCCATGAGTTTGCTGGTGTTGTGCACGAGGTGGGCTCTGGAGTTTCGTCCCTCAAGGTCGGTGACCGTGTTGTCTTTCCCTTTGTCTGTGGCTGTGGAGAATGTTCGTGGTGTGAGTCTGGGAATGCTCAGGTCTGCCCCGATCAATGGCAACCAGGTTTCAGTGGTCCGGGAACATATGCCGAGTATGTAGCTATTCCTCGTGCAGACTTCAACGCGGTTGTTCTCCCTGACGAGGTTTCTTTTGATGTGGCAGCTAGCTTGGGCTGTCGCTTTGCCACCAGCTACCGCGCCATCAAGCACGTAGCTGAAGTGCAGCCCGGTGAAACGGTGGCCGTCTTTGGCTGCGGCGGAATAGGTCTTGCTGCAATCATGATTGCCGCCGCGTCAGGTGCAACCGTGGTTGCAGTTGACGTGAACAACGAGGCTCTAGCTCTTGCCTCGCAGGTGGGAGCTACGCATGTGTTCAATGCTGCAGAAGTGGACGTCGTCGAAGCGATTCACCGTGTGATTCCTGGCGGCGTGGATGTCTCTATTGATGCTCTGGGAAGTATTTCCACAGCCAAGTCAGCGGTTGAGAGCCTGAGGGTTCAGGGACGTCACGTTCAGATTGGTTTGCTCTTGCCCGCCAAGATCGGCGACAAGGCAACGGTGCCCATGCACGTGGTTATCGCTAAAGAGCTTCAGGTGCTTGGATCTCACGGAATGGCAGCAGCTGCCTACCCCGAGATGCTGGCAGATATAGGTGCCGGAATCATTGATCCCGGAACCTTCATCACCCACAGAATCCCTCTGGACGCTGTGCCGGAAGCCCTTGCTCAGATGAGCACAGGTACTGAACCTGGTGTCACCATCATTCAGCCGTAA